One Thermoanaerobacter kivui genomic window, CAGCGCATCAATTATTCCCCCTCTACCCTTATAACGCTCTCGATACTCTTTACTTCTTTGAGATTTTGTATTTCATCCAGTGCTTCAAATACTTTTCCTGTATTCGCAATATGAGTAATCAAAACAATCTCTGCAGTATCTCCCAAAACTCCTTTTTGTACAACAGACAAAAGGCTTATTCCTTTGTCTCCCAGTATTCCTGTGATTTTACTCATCACTCCCGATTTATCAAGAGCTATAAGTCTTATATAATATTTGGATACAGTATCCACAATAGGAAGAAGGTCAGCATCTTCACATCCATTTTGAATTACAATATGGTTTTTCACATCCATTATGTCCGCAACAACAGCACTGGCAGTAGGCATCATACCTGCACCCTGCCCATAAAACATGACTTCTCCTACCGCATTTCCATCTACTAAAATAGCGTTAAAGACACCATTTACCCCATTTAAAGGATTGTCTTTCTTTATCATGACAGGATGTACCCACGCTTCTAAACGGTCTTCTTCATCAATTTTTGCGTAAGCTATGAGTTTTACATTATGCCCCAATTCTTCTGCATACTTTATGTCAGATTTAGAGACAGATCTTATACCTTTTGTATAAATTTTTTCAGGCAAAATGAATTTGTTAAAAGCTAAAGTGCACAGTATGGCAAGCTTTCTTGCAGCATCGAAGCCTTCCACGTCGTCTGTTGGATCTGCTTCTGCATATCCTCTTTGTTGGGCATCTTTTAAGACTTCTTCAAAGTCAAGGCCTTTTTCTTTCATCTCTGTCAATATATAATTTGTAGTTCCGTTTAATATTCCTTTGATTTCGTATATTTTATTTGCCGCAAGACATTGTTTTAATGGCCTGATGATGGGAATACCACCACCAACCGATGCTTCATAGAGAAGACTTACTTTATTTTCTGTCGCAAGTTTTATTAGCTCTTTACCGTGAACTGCTATGACTTCTTTGTTTGCAGTGACAACATGCTTACCTTTTTTGAGAGCTTTTATGATATATTCCAAAGCAGGGTGTTCTTTTCCCATAACTTCTACTACAACATCTATTTCTTCATCTTCTAAGATGTCATCTGCATTAAAAGTTATTTTTCCCTCTGCAAGGGGTGTCCTCTTTTTATTGAGGTCTTTTACAAGTATCTTTTTTATCTCGATTTTTTCACCTATCTTTTTTTCAATGTTTTTACCATTTTGATTGATTAAATGAACTACACCTGTTCCAACTGTGCCAAGACCCATCAATCCTATTTTCATTTATATCCCCCTTATTCTCCTAAAATTTCGACTTTCCTCACACCATTTTGACTGAACAATTTCTCAAGAAAATTTTCTAAGCTTATTTCCATGTACTGGGTGTCAATAGAAATAGTAACACTTGCAACGCCCATTGAAGGAATACTTTGATTTATAGTGACAACATTACCCCTCACATTTGCCACCACGTCCAAAATAGACGAGAGCACTCCTGGCATATGTTCTAAAACCATAGAAAGAGTTATGATTTTCCCTTTGCTAAATTTTGAAAAAGGAAAGACATAATCTCTATACTTGTAAAAAGCGCTGCGGGATATCCCTACTTTTTTGACTGCTTCGTTGATGGTTTTTACTTTACCTGATTCCAGCAATTCTTTTACCTTTAGGGTTTTTTTGAGAGAGTCAGAAAGAATTTCCTCTCTTATGATATAAAGTTTGCCGTCCTCTCCCACAAATTCCACCTCCATTGTTTTTGTTGTATAAACATTATTCCATATATGAGATACATTTTACCACATAAAATTATAAAAATCAATAGCGGTTTACGTTTACTAAACAAAAAATTAATACTAAAAAAGTAAGATAAGGGTTAATGTATTTACATAAGGAGTTCCAAATAAAAAATTTTCAGTAATAAATATTCACTAAAAAATCATTAAAAACTCAATTTTTTTCTTTATTTTTCGCTGTAGTATAACATATTGGCATACTTATTCACTAATATGCATTTTTTATTGTTAACACCTCACAAATTTTTTGTATTTAAGAAGGATTTTTTAA contains:
- a CDS encoding homoserine dehydrogenase codes for the protein MKIGLMGLGTVGTGVVHLINQNGKNIEKKIGEKIEIKKILVKDLNKKRTPLAEGKITFNADDILEDEEIDVVVEVMGKEHPALEYIIKALKKGKHVVTANKEVIAVHGKELIKLATENKVSLLYEASVGGGIPIIRPLKQCLAANKIYEIKGILNGTTNYILTEMKEKGLDFEEVLKDAQQRGYAEADPTDDVEGFDAARKLAILCTLAFNKFILPEKIYTKGIRSVSKSDIKYAEELGHNVKLIAYAKIDEEDRLEAWVHPVMIKKDNPLNGVNGVFNAILVDGNAVGEVMFYGQGAGMMPTASAVVADIMDVKNHIVIQNGCEDADLLPIVDTVSKYYIRLIALDKSGVMSKITGILGDKGISLLSVVQKGVLGDTAEIVLITHIANTGKVFEALDEIQNLKEVKSIESVIRVEGE
- a CDS encoding ACT domain-containing protein, with product MGEDGKLYIIREEILSDSLKKTLKVKELLESGKVKTINEAVKKVGISRSAFYKYRDYVFPFSKFSKGKIITLSMVLEHMPGVLSSILDVVANVRGNVVTINQSIPSMGVASVTISIDTQYMEISLENFLEKLFSQNGVRKVEILGE